In the genome of Ensifer adhaerens, one region contains:
- a CDS encoding arginyl-tRNA synthetase has protein sequence MNIFHDFANKIKAVLNDIDVFKEKGAGADLSRITVEAPRDPAHGDVATNVAMLLGKPLGMNPRDFANLVVEKLQADADIAEVSVAGPGFINIRLAPIYWQKLLAAMVSAGEKFGSSDLGKGRKVNVEYVSANPTGPMHVGHCRGAVVGDTLANLLAFTGHDVTKEYYINDAGSQIDVLAKSVYLRYREALGDKVGEIPAGLYPGDYLVPVGKALANEYGTKLRAMPEDQWMPIVKNRAIDAMMAMIREDLAALNVHHDVFFSERTLHDGNGGPILSAINDLTYKGHVYKGKLPPPKGQVPEDWEDREQTLFRSTDVGDDIDRPLMKSDGTFTYFAADVAYFKNKYDRGFNDMIYVLGQDHGGYVKRLEAVAKAVSGGAVHLTVLLCQLVKLFRDGEPVKMSKRSGDFVTLRDVVDEVGRDPVRFMMIYRKNSEPLDFDFAKVTEHSKDNPVFYVQYAHARCESIYRQAHEVYPDLDLANLPFDDKIAALIEDPAELQLVAKLAEYPRIIEAAAVSQEPHRVAYYLYDLAGVFHGHWNKGKENVGLRFINDKNRELTVARLGLVRAVASVLKSGLGITGTAAPDEMR, from the coding sequence ATGAATATCTTTCACGATTTCGCCAACAAGATCAAAGCTGTCCTGAATGACATCGACGTCTTCAAGGAAAAGGGCGCCGGTGCCGACCTTTCGCGCATCACGGTGGAAGCGCCCCGCGATCCGGCTCATGGCGATGTCGCGACCAACGTGGCGATGCTTCTCGGCAAGCCGCTCGGCATGAACCCGCGTGATTTCGCGAACCTCGTCGTCGAGAAGCTGCAGGCCGATGCCGATATCGCAGAGGTCAGCGTAGCCGGTCCGGGCTTTATCAATATCCGCCTTGCGCCGATCTACTGGCAAAAGCTGCTGGCCGCCATGGTTTCGGCCGGTGAAAAGTTCGGCAGCTCCGATCTCGGCAAGGGCCGCAAGGTCAATGTGGAATATGTCTCGGCCAACCCGACCGGCCCCATGCATGTGGGCCACTGCCGCGGTGCCGTCGTCGGTGACACGCTGGCGAACCTGTTGGCCTTTACCGGCCATGACGTCACCAAGGAATATTACATCAACGACGCCGGTTCGCAGATCGACGTGCTGGCGAAGTCTGTCTACCTGCGTTACCGGGAAGCGCTGGGCGACAAGGTCGGCGAAATCCCGGCGGGCCTCTATCCGGGCGATTATCTTGTTCCCGTCGGCAAGGCGCTTGCAAACGAATACGGCACGAAGCTGCGCGCGATGCCGGAAGATCAGTGGATGCCGATCGTCAAGAACAGGGCGATCGACGCGATGATGGCGATGATCCGCGAGGATCTGGCGGCACTGAACGTCCATCACGACGTCTTCTTCTCCGAACGCACGCTGCATGATGGCAATGGCGGCCCGATCCTCTCGGCGATCAACGACCTGACCTACAAGGGCCATGTCTACAAGGGCAAGCTGCCGCCGCCGAAGGGACAGGTTCCGGAAGATTGGGAAGACCGCGAGCAGACGCTGTTCCGCTCCACCGACGTGGGCGACGATATCGACCGTCCGCTGATGAAGTCGGACGGCACTTTCACCTACTTTGCCGCCGACGTTGCCTATTTCAAGAACAAGTACGATCGTGGCTTCAACGACATGATCTATGTCCTGGGCCAGGACCATGGCGGTTACGTCAAGCGGCTGGAAGCCGTGGCGAAGGCCGTCTCCGGCGGCGCAGTGCATCTCACCGTTCTGCTTTGCCAGCTCGTCAAGCTTTTCCGCGACGGCGAGCCGGTGAAGATGTCGAAGCGCTCCGGCGATTTCGTTACGCTGCGCGATGTTGTGGATGAAGTCGGTCGCGACCCCGTGCGCTTCATGATGATCTATCGCAAGAATTCCGAACCGCTCGACTTCGACTTCGCCAAAGTTACTGAACACTCCAAGGACAATCCTGTCTTTTACGTGCAGTATGCGCATGCGCGCTGCGAATCAATTTACCGTCAGGCGCACGAAGTCTATCCGGATCTCGACCTTGCAAATCTTCCGTTTGATGACAAGATTGCGGCGTTGATCGAGGATCCGGCAGAGTTGCAGCTTGTCGCCAAGCTGGCCGAATACCCCCGGATTATCGAGGCTGCAGCGGTTTCGCAGGAGCCACATCGCGTGGCATATTATCTCTACGACCTTGCCGGGGTGTTCCACGGACACTGGAATAAGGGCAAGGAAAATGTTGGCTTACGGTTTATTAACGATAAAAACCGAGAATTGACCGTGGCCAGGCTGGGATTGGTGAGGGCAGTGGCATCCGTTTTGAAGTCGGGACTCGGGATTACCGGGACGGCAGCACCTGACGAGATGCGGTGA
- a CDS encoding glutathione S-transferase, whose product MTPILYGASYSVYVRIVRLCLHEKAVQYEQVPVDIFSDAGTPSNYWERHPFGRIPAFEHDGFSVYESGAIARYIDEAFQGIRLQPVDVRQRARINQIISIADNYVYPNLVWGVYVERVSKPLRGETTDQDKFKGSLEKSRLCLETISALMGGNDWLAGQELSLADLWLAPMIDYFLLAPEGLETLRDYAALADWWSRINSRESMLLTKSA is encoded by the coding sequence ATGACGCCGATTCTCTATGGTGCGTCTTACAGCGTTTATGTCCGGATCGTTCGCCTTTGCTTGCATGAGAAGGCTGTTCAATACGAACAGGTCCCGGTTGATATCTTCTCTGATGCCGGGACACCTTCGAACTACTGGGAGAGGCATCCGTTCGGCCGCATTCCCGCGTTCGAACACGATGGTTTTTCGGTTTACGAAAGCGGGGCAATTGCGCGCTATATCGACGAGGCCTTTCAAGGCATTCGTCTACAGCCCGTCGATGTGCGGCAGCGAGCTCGAATCAATCAAATCATCAGTATCGCAGATAACTACGTTTACCCGAATTTGGTGTGGGGCGTTTATGTCGAGCGCGTATCAAAGCCGCTTCGAGGTGAAACTACCGACCAAGATAAGTTCAAAGGCTCGCTGGAAAAATCCCGGCTTTGTCTTGAGACTATTTCAGCGCTGATGGGCGGCAATGACTGGCTTGCAGGACAAGAGTTGTCGCTTGCGGATCTTTGGTTGGCGCCGATGATCGACTATTTTCTTTTGGCTCCCGAGGGACTCGAGACGTTGAGAGACTATGCTGCCCTAGCCGACTGGTGGAGTCGCATCAACAGCAGGGAGTCGATGCTCCTGACCAAATCCGCGTAA
- a CDS encoding beta-N-acetylhexosaminidase translates to MTDTRALILGCSGPILTDEEKAFYRDVQPWGFILFGRNIESLDQIKRLTDDLRNTVTGRHAPVLIDQEGGRVQRIKPPLADKYPSGADLGAIYAQDKEKGLRAAWLMSRLHAFDLLKLGIDVDCLPVLDVPVAGAHDVIGSRAYGHDPETVTAMGRAAAQGLKDGGMLPVMKHMPGHGRAGADSHHNLPVVDAARAVLEAHDFAPFRAMRHELMAMSAHVVYTAIDPERPGTTSKIVIDDIVRGHIGFDGLLMSDDTSMNALAGTIGERARDIVAAGCDIVLHCNGVMTEMQAVCAEAPILAGKAKARADAVIAGFAKPDASDEAELRAEFFAMVPSA, encoded by the coding sequence ATGACAGACACACGCGCGCTCATCCTCGGTTGCTCCGGTCCGATACTGACGGATGAGGAGAAGGCCTTCTACCGCGACGTCCAGCCTTGGGGCTTCATCCTCTTCGGCCGCAACATCGAAAGTCTCGACCAGATCAAGCGCCTGACCGACGATCTGCGCAACACGGTCACGGGTCGCCATGCGCCGGTCCTGATCGACCAGGAAGGCGGGCGTGTGCAGCGGATCAAGCCGCCGCTCGCCGACAAATACCCATCCGGTGCAGACCTCGGGGCGATCTATGCGCAAGACAAGGAAAAGGGGCTGCGTGCCGCCTGGCTGATGTCGCGCCTGCATGCCTTCGATCTGCTGAAACTCGGGATCGATGTCGACTGCCTGCCCGTTCTCGATGTCCCGGTTGCAGGCGCACATGATGTCATCGGTAGCCGCGCCTATGGTCACGATCCGGAGACGGTCACGGCCATGGGGCGTGCAGCCGCGCAAGGGTTGAAGGATGGGGGCATGCTTCCTGTCATGAAGCATATGCCCGGACATGGTCGCGCCGGTGCCGATTCGCATCACAATCTGCCGGTGGTTGACGCCGCGCGCGCGGTTCTCGAAGCGCATGATTTTGCGCCGTTCCGTGCGATGCGCCATGAATTGATGGCGATGAGCGCCCATGTCGTCTACACGGCAATCGATCCGGAACGCCCGGGGACGACCTCGAAGATCGTTATCGACGACATCGTCCGCGGCCATATCGGTTTTGACGGGCTTCTGATGTCCGACGACACGTCGATGAATGCGCTGGCCGGAACAATTGGGGAGCGCGCGCGGGACATTGTTGCGGCGGGCTGCGATATCGTGCTTCACTGCAACGGTGTGATGACCGAGATGCAGGCGGTTTGCGCCGAAGCGCCGATCCTCGCCGGCAAGGCGAAGGCGCGTGCCGATGCTGTGATTGCGGGTTTTGCCAAGCCGGATGCTTCGGACGAAGCAGAATTGCGTGCCGAGTTCTTCGCAATGGTCCCCTCTGCCTGA
- a CDS encoding Sporulation related domain-containing protein: MADNRRAGERTIFRGDVEGNDTLAEISRALEAERRTPIAVGAGFVPPTGGQASNIPAMADLEDELLREFALYEGPREPMKREPARKVEPTFEPLAQAAVPVSAPAAPVVASDDDDDTMPPMEAGAMFRAARTAPIVRTPTLSAPVGEASRVEPEPPAVFMPEPHSDIDLVPAVDEHVPADVTAGEPLVSAADVQDLADWDLDDGQAVAALASAPLGEGAIATQFDAGAEELAEDVESVFTGPVPDFDLEEELTAAAVPEIELDGPAAANVEPVFAGPVPDLDFADEPAFAGPVPDIDLNDGADAELVFAGPVPSLDLETEPTFAGPVPDFDLNEPEELDAEPVFAGPVPDFNFSDADAENTAEDPQSSSVQQLEGELEQSLGALDLAPEAALEPASPFAAWKNDRLAAVETTTPAWLSSAALAAKPLPLGDENPVPVLAPSEEGLVSQSLAAVKEQPVEPAEELASSGETETDLFGDFEFELDTEDLMAADAMGQHGQASSVDAAPVAHEVVAPRVEESRPYETASYLPVEPDAPAYSAKPAAVAASVAAPVAVAAADRMLDMADWLNSGRKAQGQAAAAPVLEKKDADFDFKEFEFDFDEDAIEAEVSRAVMSELQTAKAPQPVDEFPFDPTAITEIEDRMPASFGNMDVPQVPDQDSEALPKPVSDFDYDIEAEMAELFAMGGKGKAQAGSAHAVETAAQAGEGDDLDNGLANEIIRSIHEAPAIPAGRAFDMAEINASSTNFVSRYARVAAFAALVAFAGVGAVMLWRSGDVPGLSTDGAPRVIMADKSPVKEVPEQPGGKQVPNQDKAVYERVSGKTPEVVKQDSLIANSEEPVNVAEKTLGDDPSTPADGQAPGVTDSASASDADARLPATPSQPGGDGQTSNETVAPRKVKTMIVLPNGTMVARETNAPADTASQQKPAGADAAMTAPVSTAKAEASQPAATLAPANGAPAAQATEQAAAPAKAIAAPIPTARPAEQPVNVVGTVTQRGNVVGQQAAAEKPASKPAPQTASAPVASNTPAGAYVIQIASLPSEAEAQKSYANLSAKFSSVIGGKTPDIKPAEIPGKGTYYRLRIVAGSKEDAIALCSRYKAAGGSCLVSR, from the coding sequence ATGGCAGATAACAGACGCGCCGGTGAACGGACAATCTTTCGCGGGGACGTAGAAGGAAACGATACTCTCGCGGAGATTTCCCGGGCGCTGGAAGCGGAGCGTCGCACGCCGATCGCGGTGGGCGCGGGCTTCGTTCCTCCGACCGGCGGACAGGCGTCCAACATCCCCGCCATGGCCGATCTCGAAGATGAACTTCTGCGCGAATTCGCGCTTTATGAAGGTCCTCGTGAGCCCATGAAGCGTGAGCCGGCCCGCAAGGTGGAGCCCACCTTCGAGCCGCTTGCCCAGGCGGCGGTGCCGGTGTCGGCTCCGGCTGCTCCTGTCGTCGCCTCCGACGATGATGATGACACCATGCCCCCAATGGAGGCCGGTGCCATGTTCCGTGCTGCTCGCACGGCGCCGATCGTGCGCACGCCCACCCTTTCCGCGCCGGTGGGAGAGGCTTCAAGGGTCGAGCCCGAGCCGCCGGCTGTCTTCATGCCCGAGCCACACTCGGATATCGATCTCGTCCCCGCAGTCGATGAGCATGTTCCCGCTGATGTCACGGCCGGCGAGCCGTTGGTTTCCGCCGCGGACGTTCAGGACCTTGCCGACTGGGATCTGGACGATGGGCAGGCTGTTGCCGCGCTTGCTTCGGCTCCTCTCGGGGAAGGCGCGATTGCCACCCAATTCGATGCGGGCGCCGAAGAGCTTGCCGAAGATGTTGAGTCTGTCTTTACGGGTCCGGTTCCGGACTTCGATCTTGAGGAAGAGCTGACCGCTGCGGCGGTTCCTGAAATCGAGCTGGATGGTCCCGCGGCGGCGAATGTGGAGCCTGTCTTTGCGGGCCCCGTTCCGGATCTGGATTTTGCCGATGAGCCGGCTTTTGCAGGCCCGGTGCCGGATATTGATCTGAACGATGGGGCGGATGCGGAACTTGTGTTTGCAGGCCCGGTTCCAAGCCTGGACCTCGAGACTGAGCCAACGTTTGCAGGTCCGGTTCCGGACTTTGATCTGAATGAACCGGAAGAGCTGGATGCGGAGCCTGTCTTCGCGGGGCCGGTTCCGGATTTCAATTTTTCCGACGCTGATGCCGAGAACACTGCCGAGGACCCGCAGTCGTCCTCCGTGCAGCAGCTTGAAGGTGAGCTTGAGCAGTCGCTCGGTGCGCTGGATCTGGCGCCGGAGGCAGCCTTGGAGCCCGCATCGCCCTTCGCCGCCTGGAAGAACGACCGTCTCGCAGCCGTCGAGACGACGACTCCCGCCTGGCTTTCGTCCGCAGCATTGGCTGCCAAGCCGCTGCCACTGGGCGATGAAAACCCTGTTCCTGTTCTGGCGCCGAGCGAGGAAGGCCTGGTGTCCCAGAGCCTTGCTGCCGTGAAGGAACAGCCGGTCGAACCCGCTGAAGAGCTCGCCTCTTCTGGGGAGACTGAGACTGATCTCTTCGGCGATTTCGAATTCGAGCTGGACACCGAAGACCTGATGGCAGCAGACGCGATGGGCCAGCATGGCCAGGCGTCATCCGTTGACGCCGCTCCAGTAGCCCATGAGGTCGTTGCGCCGAGGGTAGAGGAGAGCAGACCGTACGAGACCGCCTCGTACCTCCCGGTTGAACCTGATGCCCCTGCGTATTCGGCAAAGCCGGCGGCCGTAGCTGCGTCAGTCGCAGCGCCCGTCGCGGTCGCTGCCGCCGACCGGATGCTGGATATGGCGGATTGGCTGAACAGCGGCCGCAAGGCGCAGGGACAGGCTGCGGCTGCGCCTGTTCTTGAAAAGAAAGACGCTGACTTCGACTTCAAGGAATTCGAGTTCGATTTTGACGAGGACGCGATCGAGGCTGAGGTTTCGCGTGCCGTCATGTCCGAACTTCAGACTGCGAAGGCGCCGCAGCCCGTCGATGAGTTTCCGTTTGATCCGACCGCGATCACGGAAATCGAAGACCGCATGCCTGCCTCTTTCGGCAATATGGATGTGCCACAGGTTCCCGATCAGGACAGTGAAGCGCTTCCGAAGCCGGTTTCTGATTTCGACTATGACATCGAAGCCGAAATGGCGGAACTCTTTGCCATGGGCGGCAAGGGCAAGGCACAAGCCGGATCGGCCCATGCCGTGGAAACCGCTGCGCAGGCCGGCGAGGGGGATGATCTTGATAACGGTCTCGCCAACGAAATCATACGGTCGATCCACGAAGCGCCCGCTATCCCCGCCGGCCGCGCATTCGACATGGCGGAAATCAACGCATCTTCCACGAATTTTGTCTCGCGCTATGCACGCGTGGCAGCCTTTGCTGCACTGGTCGCCTTTGCGGGCGTGGGCGCTGTCATGTTGTGGCGCAGCGGCGATGTCCCCGGCCTTTCGACTGATGGTGCACCGCGCGTGATCATGGCGGACAAGTCGCCCGTCAAGGAAGTTCCGGAACAGCCCGGCGGCAAGCAGGTGCCGAACCAGGACAAGGCTGTCTATGAGCGTGTCTCGGGGAAGACGCCCGAGGTGGTGAAGCAGGACAGCCTCATCGCGAATTCGGAAGAGCCGGTGAATGTCGCCGAGAAGACGCTTGGGGACGACCCGTCAACGCCAGCTGATGGGCAAGCTCCGGGTGTCACGGATTCGGCTTCGGCCAGCGATGCGGATGCACGTCTGCCGGCGACGCCGTCACAGCCCGGTGGCGATGGCCAGACATCGAACGAAACCGTGGCGCCTCGCAAGGTGAAGACCATGATCGTTCTGCCCAACGGGACGATGGTTGCGCGCGAAACGAATGCGCCGGCCGACACCGCCTCCCAGCAGAAACCTGCGGGTGCCGACGCCGCAATGACGGCTCCGGTTTCGACGGCCAAGGCAGAAGCCTCGCAGCCCGCAGCAACCCTTGCACCGGCAAACGGTGCGCCGGCCGCGCAGGCGACCGAACAAGCGGCTGCGCCGGCCAAGGCGATCGCTGCGCCCATCCCGACGGCACGTCCAGCCGAGCAACCCGTCAACGTCGTGGGCACGGTCACGCAGCGCGGCAATGTGGTTGGCCAGCAAGCAGCGGCCGAAAAGCCGGCATCCAAGCCTGCGCCGCAGACCGCTTCAGCGCCTGTAGCGTCCAACACGCCTGCCGGGGCTTATGTGATCCAGATCGCGTCGCTGCCCTCCGAGGCCGAGGCGCAGAAGTCCTACGCCAACCTCTCCGCGAAATTCTCTTCGGTCATCGGTGGCAAGACCCCCGATATCAAGCCGGCTGAAATTCCGGGCAAGGGCACCTACTATCGCCTTCGCATCGTCGCAGGCAGCAAGGAAGACGCGATCGCTCTATGCTCACGTTACAAGGCGGCCGGCGGAAGCTGCCTAGTTTCCCGCTGA
- a CDS encoding Exodeoxyribonuclease III, with protein sequence MKIVTWNINGVRARIENLCAWLKESDPDIVCLQEIKSVDENFPRLEIEALGYHVETHGQKGFNGVAILSKVSPDEVTRGLPGDDADEQARFMEAVFSTEKGALRVCSIYLPNGNPPDDPVKYPYKLAWMARLEAFAKSRLALEEPLVLAGDYNVIPEPHDCYDPTAWAGDALFLPKTRQAFRRIENLGFTDALRASSDGVPVYTFWDYQAGAWQKNNGIRIDHLMLSPEATNRLKSVAVEKHVRAWEKPSDHVPVAGYFDF encoded by the coding sequence ATGAAGATTGTCACCTGGAACATCAACGGCGTCCGCGCCCGTATCGAAAATCTCTGCGCCTGGCTGAAGGAAAGCGATCCGGACATCGTCTGCCTGCAGGAAATCAAGTCGGTGGACGAGAACTTCCCGCGGCTCGAGATCGAGGCGCTTGGCTATCACGTCGAGACGCATGGGCAGAAGGGTTTCAACGGCGTTGCCATCCTCTCCAAGGTTTCGCCCGACGAGGTGACACGCGGCCTGCCTGGCGATGACGCTGATGAGCAAGCGCGCTTCATGGAAGCGGTGTTCTCGACCGAGAAAGGCGCGCTGCGCGTTTGCTCCATCTACCTGCCGAACGGCAATCCGCCGGACGATCCGGTGAAGTATCCCTACAAGCTCGCCTGGATGGCGCGGCTGGAAGCCTTCGCGAAATCGCGCCTTGCGCTGGAGGAGCCGCTGGTTCTCGCCGGCGACTATAACGTCATCCCCGAGCCGCATGATTGCTACGATCCGACCGCATGGGCGGGCGATGCGCTCTTCCTGCCGAAGACCCGTCAAGCCTTCCGCCGCATCGAAAATCTCGGCTTCACCGATGCGCTGCGCGCCTCAAGTGATGGGGTGCCGGTCTACACGTTCTGGGACTATCAGGCCGGCGCCTGGCAGAAGAACAACGGCATCCGCATCGACCACCTGATGCTCTCGCCCGAGGCTACGAACCGGCTAAAGTCGGTCGCGGTGGAAAAACACGTCCGCGCCTGGGAAAAACCCTCCGACCATGTGCCCGTCGCGGGCTATTTCGATTTCTGA
- a CDS encoding Iron-sulfur cluster assembly accessory protein produces the protein MTEVNVTMTESAAKRIAKIIASETDKNALRISVEGGGCSGFSYKFDLTGESQDDDIVIERDNARVLIDQVSLVYMEGSEIDFVDNLLGQSFQIKNPNAVASCGCGTSFAI, from the coding sequence ATGACCGAAGTCAACGTAACCATGACCGAAAGCGCGGCGAAGCGAATCGCCAAGATCATCGCATCCGAGACCGACAAGAATGCGCTGCGCATCTCCGTCGAGGGCGGCGGCTGTTCCGGCTTTTCCTACAAGTTCGACCTGACTGGCGAGAGCCAGGATGACGATATCGTCATCGAGCGCGACAATGCGCGCGTGCTGATCGACCAGGTGTCGCTGGTCTATATGGAAGGCTCTGAGATCGACTTTGTCGACAACCTGCTTGGCCAGTCCTTCCAGATCAAGAACCCCAATGCGGTGGCCAGCTGCGGCTGCGGCACAAGCTTCGCCATCTGA
- a CDS encoding dGTPase gives MTFDRNRLGFGYGERAIYAADPWTTRGRLYPETASPTRSDFQRDRDRIVHTTAFRRLKHKTQVFIANDGDHYRTRLTHTIEVAQIARALARAMKLDEDLAEGVALVHDFGHTPFGHTGEDALDECLKPYGGFDHNAQSLRLVTKLERRYAEFDGINLTWESLEGLVKHNGPLMDREGNGTRGPVPQPILDYCALHDLEIASFASLEAQAAAIADDIAYNTHDIDDGLRSGYLTFEMLEEIPFLAGLMAEVRALYPSLDPSRFTHEIMRRQITRMIEDVISVAQQRLEALKPQSAQDIRNADRMVIEFSDAMRETDKAIKRMLFTRIYRHPEIMRIRKGAADIVTDLYKAFMDDPKLMRKHHWYDHISELPEAAKARQVGDYLAGMTDTYAIATHRQLFDHTPDLR, from the coding sequence ATGACTTTCGACAGGAACAGGCTTGGTTTCGGCTATGGCGAGCGCGCCATCTATGCGGCAGACCCGTGGACGACGCGCGGACGGCTCTATCCCGAAACGGCAAGCCCGACACGCAGCGACTTCCAGCGCGACCGCGACCGCATCGTCCACACGACCGCCTTCCGCCGCCTGAAGCACAAGACGCAGGTCTTCATCGCAAATGACGGCGACCATTACCGCACGCGCTTGACCCACACGATCGAGGTCGCCCAGATCGCCCGTGCGCTGGCCCGCGCCATGAAGCTCGACGAGGATCTGGCGGAAGGCGTAGCGCTCGTGCACGATTTCGGTCACACACCGTTTGGTCACACGGGTGAGGACGCACTGGACGAATGCCTGAAGCCCTATGGCGGCTTCGATCACAACGCGCAGTCGCTCCGCCTGGTCACGAAACTCGAGCGCCGCTACGCCGAGTTCGACGGCATCAACCTGACCTGGGAAAGCCTGGAAGGCCTCGTCAAGCATAATGGTCCCCTGATGGACAGAGAGGGCAACGGCACGCGCGGCCCGGTCCCGCAGCCGATCCTCGATTATTGCGCGCTGCACGACCTCGAAATTGCGAGCTTCGCCAGCCTTGAGGCTCAGGCCGCCGCGATTGCCGACGACATTGCCTATAACACGCATGATATCGACGACGGTCTTCGCTCGGGTTATCTCACCTTTGAGATGCTGGAGGAAATCCCGTTCCTCGCCGGCCTGATGGCAGAGGTGAGGGCCCTTTATCCGTCCCTTGATCCTTCGCGCTTCACCCATGAAATCATGCGCCGCCAGATCACACGGATGATCGAGGACGTGATTTCGGTGGCGCAGCAACGTCTTGAAGCGCTCAAGCCCCAGTCGGCACAGGATATACGCAATGCCGACCGCATGGTCATCGAGTTCTCCGATGCGATGCGCGAGACCGACAAGGCGATCAAGCGCATGCTCTTCACGCGCATCTACCGTCATCCCGAAATCATGCGCATCCGCAAAGGTGCAGCGGATATCGTCACAGACCTTTACAAGGCCTTCATGGACGATCCGAAGCTGATGCGGAAGCACCACTGGTATGACCATATTTCCGAGCTTCCGGAAGCGGCCAAGGCCCGGCAGGTCGGGGACTATCTGGCCGGCATGACGGACACTTATGCCATTGCCACGCACCGGCAATTGTTTGACCACACACCGGATTTGCGCTAG